Below is a genomic region from Miscanthus floridulus cultivar M001 chromosome 1, ASM1932011v1, whole genome shotgun sequence.
ATCAGATAAGTGAGACTGCAAAGAAGGCTTATTTTACTTGGTTGAATGGATCCATTGATACTGCTAGGCTATTGTTGAAGCAAGGATTGCCTTTTCGTGGTCATGATGAGTCACTAGAATCCAACAATAAAGGGAACTTCAAGGAGTTTTATGATTGCTTAGCACAACATGATCTAGAGTTACACAAAGCGGTGAGTACAAATGTTGCAGCTAATAGTTGTTTGCTAGCTCCTGAAATTCAAAGGGACATTGTTGAATGTTTTGCAAATGAGATTGTACACTCTATCCTTGAAGAACTGGGCAATGATGTGTtttgcttgctagttgatgagTCAAGAGATGTTTCTTGCAAAGAACAAATGGCCGTGGTCTTGAGGTATGTTGACAAATGTGGGATCGTGAAAGAGAGGTTTGTTGGCGTTGTGCATGTGACTAAAACGACTTCTTCCCACCTGAAGTCATCTATTGATTCTTTACTTGCAAAGTTTAAACTAAGCTTAAAGCAAGTTCGAGGCCAAGGATATGATGGTGCTAGCAATATGCGAGGTGAGTTCAATGACTTGCAATCATTGATCATGAGAGAAAGTAGGACAGCTTATTATGTGCATTGCTTTGCTCACCAACTTCAATTAGTTATTGTGGCAGTCATGAGAAAACATAAGGGCGTAAGCAATTTCTTAAGCATGATTTCTATCTTATTAAATGTGGTGGGTGGATCAGATAAGAGACGGGATATGATTAGAGATATTAATCATGAACAAGTGACAAAGGCATTAGGTTGTGGGCAACTTGAGACTGGGACAGGGTTAAATCAAGAGCAATGCCTTCAAAGACCCGGAGATACTCGTTGGAGTTCTCATTACAAAACTTTCAAACGTTTAGTCAACATGTTTGCTACAATAGTTGAAGTGCTAAAAGTTGTTGAAAAGGGTGACAGAGATTGGAAAAATAGAGATCAAGTATCAAATCTTCTAGTATACTTCAAATCATTTGACTTTGCCTTTTATTTGCATCTCATGTTGACTACATTAACTGCCACAAATGCCTTGTCATTAGCATTGCGATGCGGATCAAGTCATTGTAAATGCCATTGGATGTGTGAAATCAACTAGACTCCATTTGAATAATCTTAGAAGAGATGGGCGGGACAAATTATTAGATGAAGTGAATGAGTTTTGTGACATGCATGAAATTGACCGAGTGAAAATGGAAGATGCCTATGTTGATCCCCGACAACCTAGAAAAAAATCAGGAATTACATACAAGCATCACTATGAAGTGGATTGCTTTAATGATGTTATTGATTGGCTAGTTCAAGAGCTTGATAGCCGCTTTAGTGAGACAAGCTCTCAATTGCTTGTTTGCTTGGCCGCTTTCGACCCAAGGGATCGATTTCATGCTTTTGATATGGAGACTTTGATGGGCTTAGCAAAACTATATCCTGATGATTTTAGTACTGATGATTTGAGAGACCTTAGTCATTACCTTTGCCTTTACATTGCCGATGTGCGAGAAGATGCTAGATTCTCCAACATCAACACTATTGGTGAGCTCTCTCAAAAAATGGTTGAGACAGGGAAACATCGTTGTTATCCATTGGTCTATCGACTTTTGAAGCTTGTACTAGTACTGCCTATCGCTACTACAACAGTTGAGAGATGCTTTTCTGGAATGAAGATTGTCAAAACAAGCTTGTCTAATCGCATGGGTGATCAACACTTGAGTCATAGACTTATTTGCTatctagagaaagaagaaatgaaGAAAGTTAGCAACGAGGTTGTGGTTCATCGTTTCATGACCATGGAAGGAAAATGGCGTAAATATGATCTCTGATAGGTAATGCAATGTATCTACTTTTAATCGATAGTTCTATAATTTTTTTGCTAAATAATTGATCTATTTGTTTTCTTTCCTTTTAGGCTAGTGGGATCTTCATCATGGTCTTCTGAATAACATATTTTGTTATATGGGGCTTGTTTTGTTCATGATTTTGGCATTCTATCAATGAATACACTTCTTTTTGTTAAACGGTGAATGTTATGTTTCGACCAAATTCTCATCTCTATTGCTAGAAGTCGAATTTGATATTAAAATCTGGTAGCTGTACATTAGTTATGCTATTTTTGATTGAACATCATATCGGCCAGTGTAGTTATGAATTAAGAGGTGCATCCTCATCATTTTGCTCTAGCTTCACCGCTGGGCAGGACTGCAGGAGCGGTATATGCATATGTACTCGGAACTGCAATGACGGGCCAGGACACGACGTGGACTACGCTCTTGTCCTGTTACCTCAACGTGCCAAGGCTAGCTACAGGTTGCTTGCTTGCGGAGCGCAAAAGTCAGCGTGTACGTagtccatcgtgttcttctggtttTACATCGGTTTCCCCGATCGATGACGTCGTACGTGGTGCCGTCGGCGGCGATGACATTCATCAGTCATTCACATTCAGTAGCATCAGTATCATACTCCTGGTTTGGTAGTGGCAGGCACGTATCATCGCATGCTCTGCTCTCACTGTTCACATTCAACTGCACCTTGCGCCTACCTGCGCGGTTCTCTCTTGGAATTCTCAATTCTCCATGCCAAGAAATAAGCCAGGTAGGTGTGGCAAGAACCTACTATGAGCACCGCTAAAAAAACAGAGAAAATATCATCAGATTTGGGCTTCGCTTGTTTGTCATCGTGTAAATAGGATTCGCTAGGATGCCATTATGAAACTGGGAACCCTAGCTAGAATGCCATTATCTCTATTTCTCTCGcatttaattattttttattcCAACCAAACTTTTATTCCTGTTTTATCCCTGCCCCACATGCCTCATCCATCATTTCTTCTTCGGTTCAGGCCCTTGGCGGCCTGGGCGGGCCTCGCCGGGACCACCCTCCGCTTCatcgcgtggtggtggtggtggctgttGTAGTAGTTCTCCGCCAGCGCGGACGCGTCCAGGCACGACCACGCCGACCCCCGCGGTGCGCGGGCCGCCCACATGAACCGCCTGGACGACGGGTCCATCAGCGACTCACGGGACTCCTTCGCTCCCTCGCAAGGCAAGCCCTGCGCGTGCAACCAAGCAGTTTCGGTTCCAATGCCCAGCAGAGACAGAGAGCAGACATTGGTCATCTGAATGACTGAATGCAAGTGATGATGGTTCACAGTGGTGGTACCGTACCTCTGCCATGGCTTTGATCTTAGCGTGACGCTGTTGGACAGGACAACAACCTTCTCGTCGCTCCGGAGCCTGCTGAAGACGAGGGCGCAGTCGATGGTGGTCGCCTTTGTTGACCGTGCCCTCCCGCTGCTTCATGGAATCTAACTCCCTGATCACTGTGGAGACAGTAAAGAGAAGCGTAGTACTAAAGTCAGCAACTGCAAGTAGCACACACTAGTAGTAATTCAGTGGGCAAGTGCAAGTAGATCTCTGCCACAATCAAACAGGGGCACGCAATGCAGATATCACAGGCAAGATGGATTAAACCAATTCgtaaaatgggaggaaataacaATCAAAACCCGTGAAGCATCACTTAACAGCCTGAAAGGACAGTTAAGATGTAAAAAATGCAGAAGCTAACAGCCCTTAAATTGCTGACATTATAAGCATAGGTTGACTTGTTGAGAAGGAGTATTGTATAGAGTATCATAGGCAACAGAATGAATGATGCATGCAAGCAGACATTTGTTCAAATTTCAAAACATTTGGTGACGGGAGCATAACAGAATAAATTTGAAACATTTACAACAGTTGTATTTGCTCTGAACTTACCAATCCTCGGTATGAACAGATGAGTTCCTTTTAGGCCTCTTAACAGCATAATAGCCTTCCTAGATTCGTCATCAAGAATACTGTCTGTATTAGCCACCATGGTCCAGGCTTTCACACCTTGTCCAGCACTACCTGATTCTTGGTTATTACACTGTCCAGCATAAAGATTGGTCATGTCAGATGCGATACTAAAACGAAAAGACATTCATATGGAGCATACAAATATAATCACTCCAATAACTTTTTTGAGCACCATTCCATTGTGGAATTTCTTTGTCAGGGAACACATCATCTTTGAAATGCAAAGGGAGAGCAGAATCTAACAAGCCTAGTTTCTTCTGCAGCTTTGCATCAACTGGATCCTGCTTGTCTGACTGGATTGGTTTTCCAGCATTTGTCAGTGTGCCTGCCATTTCCTGTATGATCAACGAACCAAAAGATTCTGAAATTTGATCCTTGTCGACCAACTTTTCCTCTGTCACTCCGTCTCTTTTCTCATGAAATTGGGAAAGTGAAGGCGCTTTCGCAAAAAAGGAATGAACAAACTCAGACAATGGAGGTGCTGAGGGGGGCACTTTGGCTGGAAATGCAATGTCTTCTGACACAATCTGTTCACTTGTATCCTGAATAATAGATCAGACAGTTAGCAATCATTTCTAGAAAACGGATCCAAAGTTCAAAATCTCTATGATAAAAAAGGAAGAAAACAACAGAACAATATAACTCATGTAAACAATTGAAGACATGAAAGGAACAGTAACACCCAAAGATATTGAAAACCAAAGAACTGGCATACATGTTTAAACTGTAAACCAATGCTATTAGGAAACTCAGACAATGGAACTGACGTACCGTTGCCAACTTTACTTCTTCCTCACAATTCGCACGCAcatctccctctgctcctctctCCTCACACACGCACGCATGCCGGCCAGCAGCCGCACCAATCTCATTCTCACGGGGACCAGCCACCGCACCACCCCAACGCGAGCCTACCGCAGCACCACACGCATGCTAGCCCGCCACCGCTGCTCTTGCACGGGCGGCCGCATGCCAACGCCACGAAGAGCATCGCCCCGATTGCGCTTGATGTGCTCAGGTGGAGGTCGGCGATGTCGTGCAGTGGAGGTCCGTGATGGGACGGCTCGAGCTGGGGGCGGACGTCTACTCAGTCATGGACGATGGCGCGTGCCTACTCGGAGGCGGCGAGCCGGCGTCAGCCGGCGGTGGCGCAGcgttggacggcggcggcgcagcgTTGGACGGCCGCGGCAGCGGGGTGGTGGCAGTGCGGCGGTGGGGCTGGCGTTGGGGCTGGCGGCGGCCTGGGGAAGGGCAGCGGCGGTGGGATGGCCAGGAGTAGCGCCGCGCGTGCTGGTGTCGGGGCGGCAAAGTGTGCATTGGGGCGACAACGGCCTGCTGGTGTGTGTGCGTGTGAGGAAGATGAACATGATGAGAGAGATAAGGTTTTGAGTTTAGGGACAGGGGTAAAACGGGAATTAAAGTTTGGTtggaataaaaataataataaaattggAGTGAAATTAGCAAAATGACATTTCAGCGTATGCATCCGGTTCGATAATGGCATTCTAACGAATCCCTTTTACATAATGACAAACAAGCGAAGCCCAAAGGTTGATGATGGCAAAATtcccatttaaaaaaaaaaaaaaaaagcaccgGCGTTGAACCTGTAGCTCTTTGAGCCGTGAGACCCTGACAGTAATGTCTCAGCAGCCGTGCTACTACCTGACAAGCAaggaagaacaaagaaaaacacAGTCAAAGAGAATGCCTTGAGACTTGAGACAATCAACTACTTCTGCAGGTTAGACTAGCCACCACAGGTACCTCAACTACGATTTTCTTTTTTTAAATCACCTTTATTCAACTTTTTTTAAACACCCTTCCAAAAACAAAGTGATTTCGAGAACCTTGCGACCTTTCCTTCCAAGAAGAACTTCTCAAAAACTCctattctaaaaaaaaaaactcctgcGACCTTTCCAAGAAGACCGAATCATTTGGATGCGGCCCACTGCAAATAGGCCCACGTGTTCTTTCAGACGCAGCGCACGCCAGTACGCCACTCCAGTCCAGCCCAAGCGGGCGGCGTGCGTTTCTCCCACCAAAACCACGCGATGCCGGCCATCCGGGTCCCACATGACGCAGACCCACAAGTCAGTCTCTCCGTGCGGCAGGAGAAACCGTGCGCGGGCGGTGGTCAGCCAGCAATCATTCCCGCCGGCCTGTTGCCCCCTGCttaggatgaaaacggtacggcgTATTCAAAACCAAATTCGTTTAGAGGGactgagatctgtccgtatctgagtTCGGATATCCAATATCTGataccgtatccgaatactcaaatcgtatatttataatgtcgatatccaatcgtatcatatccgacatagttaatactatccgtattcgaatccaaatccggacagaaatataaaaacaaatataatatcggtgcgatccgttttcatccctaccgctCCTCCATGCCAGCGAGCTGACCAATAGACGCCCCCATGTGATCCACGCTGTCCTCCCGGTCCCACCCGTCCCCACATGGGCCACACCACACTCGATAGTCGATAAGCTTCCGGACGAACCATGCCAGCGCTGTGGCTGTGGGTTCCATCcatccaatccaatccaatccaattGCGGATTTGTTCGAGGTCGTTTTCACAAAACGGGCACGCAAGCATTGGCACTGCCACTTCAGATCTGTCGCTACGTGGACtgttttttctcttttggtcttTTGTCGCGGTTGGAGGGCAGGGTCAAGGCCATTTGGACTGCATTATTATTGGATTACAGAAAATTACGTAGCCGTTGCTGCCACTGTAATTTCTTTTCACCTGAATTTTCAGGAAGGCTATTGGTCTTGGTCGGATAAGCAAGCCTCTAGTTTACATACTCCCTCAAATGTCGTATTAGGTGCGGACTGCGTACATGTACGAGTATTTGCATTCTAAATTGTGATTCAGAGAAAAGGTTTATCATAATTAACTCCTTTCAAACTTTGATGATCAGTTCCAAAAAAATCAATCGTTTTTACATCATGTGACCtatatatattatgaaagtattcCTATAGTGGATGCAAACACATAAATATCATATTGTTAAACTGttcgtctatatatatatatatatattaaaaaaggtCTGATAATTAAGGATACAAGGGGTATTCGCTGCAGCTGCAATAGCTCTTTATCCGCTGCTAAGTACTATAGTTTAAACTGAAAAGGTTGTAGCTACATCCGCTTTAATCTACAACGAATAGGGCTAGAAGTGTTTGACTTAGAATATAAGTTATATGACATGTAAAAAATAGATGGAGTATATAAGAATATAACACAACATTCTTTTTATTCTAGAGAAGCAAGCTTGTGCCTAGTCCTGGGTGTTCGCTTATAATTCAAGTGAGGTCAACCGTGTCTTTTGCCTTGAACTCAAGCTATACATATTTTCCCACCAAAACATGTAGAATCATAGTATCCATTCATTATTACTATACGGATTACTCCTCCCATGCCAAGTCAAATTTTGTCAAGTTTGATTAAGTTCatagaaaataatatcaacatTCATTGTCTCTAAATAGATTCACTATGAAAATATACTCCATCATTAATTCGATAATACTTTTTATTTGGTAAGATAAATGTTAGTATTCTTTTTATAAATTTAATAAATAAATTTAAAATTAATTGTGAAAATTATATTTTTTGGGCGATAGAAGGACTagtagcctgttcggttggctggttcatatcgttgctggttcgtgaagaagtactgctggctggtttgtatgagagaaaaatactgttctgactggaaatttactatcgtttacgacaagccacaaccgAACGAATGATTGCGGCTAGACCATACCGAGCGGTCCATTTTAGCCTTTTCAAATATTGCAATCAACGCCTTGTCACGTTTCATTAAGAACTTTGTAACCATGCATACTACAGTTATCGTCACCCTACCAATTAACAATTTATTTACATATCTTCGACATCACGAAAAAGATATTTTTTtgatatcgttgctggttcgtgaagaagtactgctggctgatttatgtaagagaaaaatactgttctgactgaaaatttacgatcatttacgatagGCCACAGCCGAACGAACGATTGCGCCTAGACCAAACCGAGCGGTCCATTTCAGCCTTTTCAAATATTGCAATCAACGCCTTGTCACGTTTCATTAAGAACTCTGTAACCATGCGTACTACAGTTTATCGTCACCCTACCAATTAACAATTTATTTACATATCTTCGACATCATGAGAAAGATATTTATTTTtgatatcgttgctggtttgtgaagaaggactgttggctggtttgtgtgagagaaaaatactattctgactagaaatttacaatcgtttacgacaCGCCACAGCCGAATGAATGATTGCGGCTAGACCATACCGAGCGGTCCATTTCAACCTTTTCAAATATTGCAATCAACGCCTTGTCACGTTTCATTAAGAACTCTGTAACCATGCGTACTACAGTTTATCGTCACCCTACCGATTAACAATTTATTTACATATCTTCGACGTCACGAAAAAGATATTTTTTTGTATTGTAAaggaattattattattaattaagGACAAAATAAAACCTGGCTGCCTGCCTGGCTCACTTTGCAAGTTGCAACTTGCAGAATTTACAAATGGGCCCTTCCACAAAATAAAAGCCTACACAAATCCTCAACCCCGTCGCCACTTcaacgccttcctccctccctccctcgcgaTCGCCCAAATCCTTCCtccccgcccgcgccgccgcgaatCCCAAGGCGCCCCCGATGCCCGCCgtcgtcgctgctgctgctgcggcagcTGCGTCAGGCGGCGCGCTCCTGCTCTGCCTGCTCCTCAACTGCTGCACGCAGCCGGCGTCGGAcgcggagagggagagggaggaggacgaggcgtcgCCGCTGCTGTCGGGGTCGGGGCCGGGTCCGGGAAGGGAGGCGGGGAGCggccgcgaggaggaggagccgtGGCCGGACAGTGCGCCCGTGACCTGCTGCGAGGCGACCGCGGTGGCAGCGCGCACGGCGCGGCGTACGTGGGAGTTCACCGTCGGGCGGTGGGGCCTCCACGGGCTTGCCTTCGGGATCAAGCGCCACATGAAGCGTCAGGTTAGCTAGATCCCTCCATTTGCTCTCCCTCTCTTGTCTCTTGTTCACTCGGTCTCTGACTGAGGGTGTGCCACGTT
It encodes:
- the LOC136480645 gene encoding FHA domain-containing protein PS1-like, whose protein sequence is MVANTDSILDDESRKAIMLLRGLKGTHLFIPRIVIRELDSMKQREGTVNKGDHHRLRPRLQQAPERREGCCPVQQRHAKIKAMAEGLPCEGAKESRESLMDPSSRRFMWAARAPRGSAWSCLDASALAENYYNSHHHHHAMKRRVVPARPAQAAKGLNRRRNDG